The Bacteroidota bacterium genomic interval CTCGAACGGGCGTTGGCGAAGGGAATCGCGGATGGCGTGAACGGCGTCAATGACATCAACGGCACGACGGATTATTCCACGACGCTCATGACGTACCACTGTTTTGCTTCATCATCCATATGGTTTCAAAACGATCCATGGCTCGACATCAATATGTGGTCCTCTTTTCATTCCGACTACAGCATCACGCGTGCATTTGAACAATCGTACGCCGACTGGACGCTGCCCAACCCAAAACCGGAACTGAACGGGGAGCCTGCTTATGAGGAGCACCCTGTGAATTGGCTTGACCACAACGGTGAGTTCAACGCATACGATGTTCGTCAGATCGCGTACTGGTCCGTTTTTGCAGGCGCCTGCGGACACACCTATGGCTGCAATGCCGTATGGCAATTCTATGATTCGACGAGAGATCGGATAAATTTTGTACACACCCCATGGAGGCAGGCATTGAAGGATGAGGGGGCCTCGCAGCTAAAATTCTTAAAGGCCCTGATCGAATCGAGACCAATGCTCGAAAGAGTTCCCGACCAATCGCTCATTGTGAAAGGAGAAGGGGAGGGCTCCAACCATTGCGTCGGCACCAGAGGTCGCTCGTACTTCTTCGTGTATGTCCCGACCGGCTACACTCTAACGGTTCGTTTGGGAAGGATTTCGGGGGACTCAATTACGGCATGGTGGTTCAATCCAAGAAACGGTGAATCGACTGAAATCGGACAATACAAAAATTCCGGCGAAATTGAATTTACTCCGCCGGGCATCTCGAAAGAATTGCAATGGCTGAGAACCGGTCGGGGGTGCGATTGGATTTTAGTCGGGGACGATGTGAAGGCCGCCTTTGGAAAACCGGGGAATTTGCAGTAACAGTCTTGACAAACGCCTCGCGGCGCCGGTTCGCTTGACAGAATCGAAAATGAACTACGGAGTTGCCTTAAAGGGGGAGCCGAGGAATTTCTTGATGTGGCCGACGAACTCGCCGGCTCTTACAGGTTTCGTAAGGTATAGATCGGCTCCCGACGTTTTTGCTTCTTCTTTATCCGACTGACTCTGAAGGGCGCTCACCACGATGACCGGCGTTTTCTTCGTTCCTTCGTAACTCCTGATCTTTCGGCACATTTCGAACCCGTTCATGTCAGGCATAACGAGATCCACGACGATCAGGTCAGGGATTATCTCGCGGATTTTCTGCATTGCTTCCTGTCCGTTCGAAGCCGTCATCACGTCGTACCCCGCAAGGACAATGTCATGCTGCAAGACGGCTCTGGTCAGGCGCTCGTCATCCACGATCAGAATCTTCTTGCGTTGTTCTGTCTTCATCGAACGGTAAAAGAGGTTGTCGGTATTGCGCGAACATTGTGTTGCTGCACTTCAAAATGTATGGGGTTTCAATTGGAATGTCAACAGATTTAGCCTGGCAGCTGTTGTTACGATCTTAGATTCGAGCGATTGCCAAGGAGTTGATCGCTCCTCATCGGTGATTGAAGGCATCTATTTCTCGATGTCTTCACGCGAAAGACAAATGAGCGGCTCCGCCGCCCTGAGTGAGGGTGGGAGGGGGGATACAAATTCTAAGACAGTAATATTGCCCGTCTATTCCTTCCCGAATCCAACCTGATCTAAAAACAAATACCTTCCCCGATCGTAATCCGGAGTAACTTCGGGTTTCGGTTTAAGATGGATAATCCGGTAGTCGTCCTTTGTATACGCCGGCCACGTGGGCAGTCCCGGGCCGTTCGGGTCCCCGGATTTCGCAAAATTTGTCCAATAAGAAGACATGAGCTCGGAAACCTGATGGTCTTCGTCCCTCCACGTGAGATTCTTCGATGAAAGTACTCTGAAGACATATTCAATTTCCCATGCATGCGCTGCCCGGGGTTCGGATCCCGAAGCCGCACCGGCAGGAAGCGGCAGCGTTTGCTCGAACTTGTACCGGTACACCGGACTGCCGCCGGTGTTGAGGTGCGTTTCGATCCATTTCCAGGTAGAGTAACCAGTGGATTTATCCCCCATAAAATCCTGTGCCGCCCGCTTCGTTTGTGAATCCGTGACAGCCGGGTAAAGTTTGAGGAAAGTCTTCGCGTTTGTACCAAAGAGAGTGTCTGCATGCGCCGCATAATTCCCTACGGTCGGAGCGTCCTGCCCGAAATACGATCCATAGCTCCCTTCGTCCAGATTCCATCCGGCAAGGAGTGCAACATGGCTCTGACGTCCGGCTGCATAGATTGAAACGCAATCCTCCGGCAGGAAATAACCGTCAACGTCCGCCCTAAAGTTCTTTCTCGGGATTTTAAGAGCGGCGTCCAGTATCTGCTGTGCAGGGAGCGCCCGAAGTTGCGCAAGAGAGGATGTTCTGAATGCACCCTGCGTGAACGCCACTCCCGCTGTTTCAGCCTCTGCACGGGACCGCATCGGATTGAAGTGGTTGAAAAAAGCTCCGCTCTCCCCGATGGCGCGTTTGAAAAGCCCCTTTGCCAGGGGTGATGCGATCAAAGCGCAGACCGACGACGAGCCTGCAGACTCGCCGAAGATCGTTACATTGTCGGGATCGCCACCGAAGGCTGCAATATTTTTTCGAACCCATTGGAGAGCGGCCACCTGATCGAGCAATCCATAGTTGCCGGATGCATTATGCACCGATTCCTTTGCCAATTCCGGGAGTGCGAGGAATCCGAACACGCCAAGACGATAGTTGAAGCTGACCACCAATACACCTTTCTTGCACAGATTGCCTCCGTCCTGGCGCGGCTCGGAAGAAGAGCCTGCCGCAAATCCTCCCCCGTGAATCCATACCATCACTGGCAGTCTCTGGTGCGGATAATTTTCGGGGAGCCACAGATTCAGATAGAGACAGTCTTCGCTTGGCCCGTCATCGTGGAAGATCATATCATCCCAAATATGTCCTTGCATGGCCCGCTTCTGGTAGTTGACCGCTTTGAGCACCCCCTGCCAGGGTATCGGAGGCTGCGGTGGCTTCCACCGGAGCGAGTCGACCGGAGGGGCGGCATACGGAATACCTTTGAACGTACGGACCTTTCCGTCGGCACTGACGACTCCTTCGACAATGCCGTCGGAGATGCGCGTCTGCACGTGGCGCAATTCCTGGCTATATAAATAATTCACGGTAATTAGAATAAGAAGAACTAAATATTCCGTACGGCGAACGATCTTCATAAGTTTTCCTTTGATGCATTGTTCTGCACAGCGTTGTTAAAATCCCGTTGCGAAAGCTTATACAGAACATGACGTCTGAGCGGATGTCCAGGTTCAACATTCGGGTGGTCAAATTCACTGTCGAACGACATGCCGATCTTTTCCATAACGCGAATCGACCTTTTGTTGATCACGGAAGTAAAAGAAACAATTTCTTTTAAGTCGAGAACAGAGAAAGCATGTACGAGGCAGGCCTTTGCTCCTTCTGTGGCAAGACCCCGATTCCAATATCGTTGGTCCAATCGCCATCCGATTTCAACGCAAGGCGTAAAGTATGACGAAAACGACGGACGATTGAGACCGATGAATCCGATAAACTGGTTCGACATCTTTTCTACCGCCGCGTAAAGACCGAAGCCGTTCTGCGCAATGAACGTTGTTATCCTCTCATAAAGCTCCTCGGTCTCACGTTCGGCCAGCGTGTTGGGGAAGAACTCCATGACTTCAGGGCTGCTGTTCAATAATGAAAAGGGGAGAAGGTCCGATTCCAGCCATGTTCTAAGAATAAGGCGCTCTGTCTCGACAATGATCAATCAGACGTTCCCTGTAAAAGATGAGTGCGGCGGCGCGGGGTCCGGTTCGCGGGCATAGAGATATTGCATGCCCGGGGCATTGTGCGGCCTGGAAACAAATCCATGCTTTTCGTAAAAACCATGCTTGTCCGCAGCAGCGAACAGCTGAATGTCCCTGATCCTGTTCGATTTGCATTTTTCAGTCAGTCCATCCAGAATAAAGGATCCGATCCCCTTGTTTTGATATTGAGGGCGAACGATGATGTCGACAATGAGGGCATGATGAACACCGTCGGATATGATCCTGCCGAATCCGACGAGGGTTCCTGAATCGTAAATAGACAAACGATACCAGCTGTGAGCGATTGCAATGCCCAGGTCGGCTTTTGTAAAGCTATACTCGTCGTTCCAACCGGTTGTTTGAAATAGATCCCAGTAATCATCAATAAGAGGAAGCTCCTCGCTGGTTTTGAACGAAGCAGGCCGTTGATCCTTCATCGCATTCTCGCGGATTTGGCGTTTCGGAAAAGATGGACAGAGATGATTCAGTGGGCACGGCTGATCCACAATAACACCGTGACGAAGCTAAACTAAAATAAATCGGGGGAAAATGCAACCGATGCCGTCAACGGGTAGCGCTACAGTTTTCCTCATTCCTCATCTCCGATCGGGAACGGAGTAAATATTTCAGCCAAGGCCAAGATACCGACGCTGCTCCGAACTGAGTTTGGGAGCGAGTGGGGGAATGCTCATCCTGTATAACCACCCAGCAATCTATTCATTTGACATTCCGGCGAAATTGCTCCATATTTGCGTGGAAACTTTCCCGCGAATTGCTTCCTTTCGACGGTAAAGGTTCCGTTGCATTGACCCCGGTACAACGGGGACTCCTATGTGCAGGGAATTGTGACGCAAGAGAAATTAGAAGCCTCTGTTGGCAACGCCGGCAGAGGCTATTTTATTTTGAGCCTGTCATTCCGGCCGGGCACTCCACGGAAGCAATGCGATGGTTCACTTATGATCAACCGGGTTTTTGCTATAGTCAAAAAGGAATTAAGGCAGGTCGTTCGCGACAAACGAACTCTGGGCATTCTCGTGGTCGTTCCCGCCTTCATGATCGTCATGTTCGGCTATGCGCTGAATTTCGACGTCAAGCACACGACCCTCGCACTTTACGACGAGGAAAAGAGCTGTGAAAGCAGGGCGTTCACCGAAGAATTTCTTCATTCGGAATATTTCGATTTCAAGTACGTACTCAAGGACAAAAGTGAGATCGATGATCTGCTGGGGCGAGAACAATGCAGGATCGTCATCGTTATCCCGCGCGATTTTTCCCATCATTTGAAGGAAGGGGTTGAAGCGCCGGTTCAGTTCATCGCCGATGGGGCCAACTCGAATGCCGCCACCACCGCCATCGGATATGTCATGGCGATCACGCAGGAATACTCCACCAAGATCGTTCTGCAGTCCCTTCAACGAGAAGGAAGAACTGATATTTCCATGCCGATCGATTTTCGCCCCCGGGTGTGGTATAATCCTGAGCTTCGAAGCGCCAAATTCCTCGTTCCGGGCCTGATCGCGTTCATCCTGATGGTGACCGCAGTCGTCTCCACTTCGCTCTCCGTCGTGCGCGAAAAAGAGAGGAATACCATCGAACAAATTATCGTCTCGCAGACCCGTCCTGTCGATTTCATCCTTGGCAAGACCATCCCG includes:
- a CDS encoding carboxylesterase family protein, which produces MKIVRRTEYLVLLILITVNYLYSQELRHVQTRISDGIVEGVVSADGKVRTFKGIPYAAPPVDSLRWKPPQPPIPWQGVLKAVNYQKRAMQGHIWDDMIFHDDGPSEDCLYLNLWLPENYPHQRLPVMVWIHGGGFAAGSSSEPRQDGGNLCKKGVLVVSFNYRLGVFGFLALPELAKESVHNASGNYGLLDQVAALQWVRKNIAAFGGDPDNVTIFGESAGSSSVCALIASPLAKGLFKRAIGESGAFFNHFNPMRSRAEAETAGVAFTQGAFRTSSLAQLRALPAQQILDAALKIPRKNFRADVDGYFLPEDCVSIYAAGRQSHVALLAGWNLDEGSYGSYFGQDAPTVGNYAAHADTLFGTNAKTFLKLYPAVTDSQTKRAAQDFMGDKSTGYSTWKWIETHLNTGGSPVYRYKFEQTLPLPAGAASGSEPRAAHAWEIEYVFRVLSSKNLTWRDEDHQVSELMSSYWTNFAKSGDPNGPGLPTWPAYTKDDYRIIHLKPKPEVTPDYDRGRYLFLDQVGFGKE
- a CDS encoding ABC transporter permease, producing the protein MINRVFAIVKKELRQVVRDKRTLGILVVVPAFMIVMFGYALNFDVKHTTLALYDEEKSCESRAFTEEFLHSEYFDFKYVLKDKSEIDDLLGREQCRIVIVIPRDFSHHLKEGVEAPVQFIADGANSNAATTAIGYVMAITQEYSTKIVLQSLQREGRTDISMPIDFRPRVWYNPELRSAKFLVPGLIAFILMVTAVVSTSLSVVREKERNTIEQIIVSQTRPVDFILGKTIPYMILSFAASLIILLVSYLLFDVAIKGNIILLLALTLIFLTGCLGLGLLISTLAETQQVAFMLAVMLTMLPTFLLSGFVFPIRNMPVVIQAITYLIPARYFLVILRGIILKGVGLRAIFPEVIMLIVFAAIVLTVSAARMKKRSW
- a CDS encoding response regulator, translated to MKTEQRKKILIVDDERLTRAVLQHDIVLAGYDVMTASNGQEAMQKIREIIPDLIVVDLVMPDMNGFEMCRKIRSYEGTKKTPVIVVSALQSQSDKEEAKTSGADLYLTKPVRAGEFVGHIKKFLGSPFKATP
- a CDS encoding glycoside hydrolase family 140 protein — encoded protein: MKHPLLLLIFLSSLSLIAQVEYDHGKLKVSSGGHYLQCEDGTPFFWLGDTGWELFHRLTREEAVFYLQTRKEQGFNVIQAVLLSEFDGLNTPNAYGMTPLFNNDPMRLNLDTTRPNGYGYWDHVDFIINKAAELGMYIALLPCWGEYVIPREGRAIINTEIQAYAYGNLVGKRYSRQKNIIWVLGGDRLPDERANGIALERALAKGIADGVNGVNDINGTTDYSTTLMTYHCFASSSIWFQNDPWLDINMWSSFHSDYSITRAFEQSYADWTLPNPKPELNGEPAYEEHPVNWLDHNGEFNAYDVRQIAYWSVFAGACGHTYGCNAVWQFYDSTRDRINFVHTPWRQALKDEGASQLKFLKALIESRPMLERVPDQSLIVKGEGEGSNHCVGTRGRSYFFVYVPTGYTLTVRLGRISGDSITAWWFNPRNGESTEIGQYKNSGEIEFTPPGISKELQWLRTGRGCDWILVGDDVKAAFGKPGNLQ
- a CDS encoding GNAT family N-acetyltransferase, with the protein product MIIVETERLILRTWLESDLLPFSLLNSSPEVMEFFPNTLAERETEELYERITTFIAQNGFGLYAAVEKMSNQFIGFIGLNRPSFSSYFTPCVEIGWRLDQRYWNRGLATEGAKACLVHAFSVLDLKEIVSFTSVINKRSIRVMEKIGMSFDSEFDHPNVEPGHPLRRHVLYKLSQRDFNNAVQNNASKENL
- a CDS encoding GNAT family N-acetyltransferase: MKDQRPASFKTSEELPLIDDYWDLFQTTGWNDEYSFTKADLGIAIAHSWYRLSIYDSGTLVGFGRIISDGVHHALIVDIIVRPQYQNKGIGSFILDGLTEKCKSNRIRDIQLFAAADKHGFYEKHGFVSRPHNAPGMQYLYAREPDPAPPHSSFTGNV